Proteins from one Diprion similis isolate iyDipSimi1 chromosome 3, iyDipSimi1.1, whole genome shotgun sequence genomic window:
- the LOC124405008 gene encoding vacuolar protein sorting-associated protein 13B isoform X1, translating into MFNLESYITPVILSYVEKYVKNFKPEQSQVSLWGGDASFQNLDLRLEVLEEQLNLPFSFVSGHIHELLIHVPWVKITSEPIVVTINTIECILKLKDENQADANTRKPAKKKKEEKEEEAPPGYIKSMVTKVVNNITINCNNLILKYVEEDIVLSVNIRFLSMQTVNNKWEPAFTDVSSYEVLLRKVITIQDLTLCLDKMDASGKIEVYQDPVLYRCSMIIRLIVNYHSNTAKRASVTRLDLHCEKMEFSMTEQQIPMLLRLIALVIALQSKMLPSSKERSLISMEEGIENEHEDDSESETASQQEGGSWAGWAWNMVPSVLPVHWDNDWSSEQLMAYTGHTIHMGFYVDDATVTFKTTDSVKEQLFYKPRKIRYKSFMSLKLNGVVIDVLHQDMTWTSMQAGLGSIHLFPRGSCSCGHPEVIDGVQPPLYVTAGNVGNNHLKDSLFDAEAVENKEKKRVYKCDIEYYLATVTVESLLERCPAFVMDYVYLIDLPDDIMPEKLSEFNSNFEYSNFHERRVVRYVVGDLTVRMCSGLFHRLESIKQAAMKYDYEPYIVPKPEPTIDELPPVTVEEYDALRENISRVEIKLILINGSVELQLADHQITGLPRKRKLVEKKTAPLTPALSDDPVLSIEWDKLLIDIDQPMYPHRLVACACKQTDLPPDMLNSCHRLINGVVHNVKCQLYLTKKSRTMLVMPFGFRYSMKMLLYPQYWLSLDMDHVFHHFQIDGITVTGTKMKLMVATSIASSVINPENTLNPLICSSLFNDACQEKDPVYLELCLEGISGKSISSIATISNVLDISSAKVFLLNDVQQAFVVSGPESDHSSDADSKPLLTAVVQFSKDPSKQFHPPILSFQVSEIRGSLDPLFAQWLQYHPVYYKLDQVDIPQSEASVQLRTPEETSPDPSVRKKNFPGISQSVHSSSDQEKRKSGMTLDESNPISKADDLPKSEHKSEALSLQCNLQKMGVLDRIVDWYPEWCGLVLSGCIGHIVVYIPTATMSCIGVHGIEQAKDQALREDRNLQILVIKTPSLYLNSVNMQVEILSSYIKDLPVKLPRTMWSPATQSFPWTVNVNDFHCYTLQRETQKNFIKKVSLNATVGLTAKTSSEASATSGNKLTALSLCVHVDTTPITVSISEEQVLFMSSIAVNVLNVMRNIHPRRTSKIIGDSPVEVQTVLPTLAQSSPNQTLFREDSTVTSTISTAKEEPEQNTDGLTLTAWVQWTINKLAVKLYIMGQPEVPSLKLVLELEDIITSLDLQPVYLKLKTKITTATIFDYIKTPKAQIWDLGEYGGLVMCGREDNLEKGEDSGFLSLTLTRAKCGNVHTRWVAHKRHKVQRIASKSDSSQLASSYISEVVIKMQMLDIVLPLSIIGKYTQLIEPFMRLTGCSSNDIVDNSQEKIAASSFSSFTSLRNDSLPLVYLEFKGCRLMLPASTTAKYGLLHDLLIIQLDGISITPHAENPICRIPIRSDIYQLAAQANILSIPGSAVEDRQYQINVKGVCADTTTWKNYQLSTTKRTSQSYLYTMNENPALEWNKLSSGSSLEPSLCTFPIITRFDLCLIIAPATIFKPETIVCGNAVEINCLTDIDVTINLNQIKLVSTLSNEFETFVVGTTKDNDYSLLSTKLPTARQPSCAPILEEADIDFARDSGVDFEMSSINSTIIGKSTRRGAALLSPFEFLINCGKITFVLYETKEASADSEYHMDPNEIDDDNMDVKQPLLYVMIDQPNIYISQHNLTQKLQVTCFDIAASLGSEEKKQSASVPTQTDFDVCLIETRSGDPPNDTGIPPSFVTIKCHWHPTKNPHYCVNLGRPTKIHCSLSRLNFIESITNNLMACYLDESSAKQPTYRRKDLNHPAEQSSSRVIHNKYNIPDLDVSTKQLVMSLKTDSGSEIVVSIAALTGNTSTAIRPERIYKNVSLDSLIISVVLDGNMKVLLNPWCCNITIYLLWETWQDIDTLPQIQVQADSESLYLDVGPEQIKIISTVMQDCQIIANLVSSSLSSEQQRDEEEKTEKQSMASYSEQHYKDDLKAGAFQFIDGNGDELPFPYQVVFLTCPQQAMAWRYPQPRALTKLHVSPVPFKTSVVEEACEEQVPCSIEYWSESHMAYQHYADFYLSETDSYRLDFPNKTPARAVACIWRVVLNQPNCQTYAKTLVSARALAACLRIDSYFNPTIVPNLQAALNIGAIHVAFYNNINSCSYNTLPPPLNNYTLDVPIPETQCYLICEYRKAIVVLNRWADGVLMFDIGGILSIRVLDYGLLNMHEVLDPLEGKVQLSIADAVELSVICNPFSLKFSPAISHTLAVSAHLWAMAFDSDIKNVVVLSRYVVANDSNISIRFGQSGTNDNIILQTRQCHFYSWRNVNNQTLRIAVEDSGWAWSQPFSVHRNGIQMIDFGNNGSRNIAIFVNVTSLSATQKLITFSGQLILTNQMVDNFEMKLVKYEVTTETTIVPSKEIHIIKGKSQPPSIVLENGNYMAMRLRFSSLTNLSWTGDIPLQPNTKCSQPWLVKVPLQERGQFLSIWVRIVVQSIHGRTKVLAVISPLYMIRSYLPVPVNVQMETPSLKVSLSASVNGRGEKQQLYCPGTFEHFHQLTFQLESGISASNPYVPLSYSSVDQRKFFKRPESEDIEVILKELQMQKDKIQWPFQGDDMLEWVSAEQPQTHVQVKYQEAGLVSSTLLLELQPWCFILNSLGCHLSLVSEDIELCQVPHYGIVTPPKLDGTFHFGVGLGDTYYTSPALQLARPDWSQSFYMPRVGGLIPVEGNMKTAVDCGNSLCMVSVNSSMHEDMRLVRVSSSHVIANLTPQEMCVATLAVNDTLSKLHIPADLTPYSLNILASEDQKYATPIVQWHLLSDQQFIEPMALYVSLSLGHRWSCPIRVDQGMSRRCLAIPNGSATMPIVVTTQEDKGTTYITIHVDKHPQLLISNGCNFKILLGQANADLTEILAEIPHFSWICEIESGGSCHYSLPAIGSRLPDSPALSTTPLLLLSAVSNNSSVNSAEQTLKWSRGVSLSVMASIPSDQYVRLPHHGDVKLIMYTRCYTTYVNILPISQVEISARDIRSRLFHNENRANDMEIISKQQLANISDESMTPLINQSSPSSTSVTSFYSAHEEIPGTDPTTSSQQSREMRKRDKSITVYLRGVTLTITQDINENAQTIEVASLTISDLFITMEPNQNILSTWICIGDLQLDNQMFDQGGFDFPVVLIGQNPISRKDLTFSLNSHLSNVFAQLQKNSLLSVNIMYENEGNISGVKDVRITLAPVSAYIEDTYITQLLDYATSLVPPCFAMPPDNFRKLQAMPMLSSVYVPDYIMMDAKILSSPLRLQNLIIDPVSILLSVHTSVRLYLALDHSPLHFGTFDRKNLLTTPYRLGNALTMHYLSGAIFGAGWVVGSLEILGSPGGLAQALGCGLRDFVSLPFQGLLHGPWGFVVGVTHGSASLMKHVTAGTVNSVTKLASSVARNLDRLTLDVEHLQRQEESRRMRPQGMAQGLYQGLTGFGMSLLAAVAGLAHHPLQQVWSGGATTRGLVTGVGLGLVGVVTKPLSGAAELVALTGQGLLQGAGWNSLPSPRQRPVVQYSSGSNNAPLRYAWRLMPLLVASHDNILHTINADHVIHQGSNQAVTLVLTRNALLVVNVAEDTTEKVFTLNELTSMDHPSDTTMLCLHCPPAVSQSAAPSSPREYREMDQEMRARVEEFVRSSSTGLASLPTDSDAQSDSSEPVMPAADNTITFYVSPESRNYFLSLLNVTKRQSQGKGFQVL; encoded by the exons ATGTTCAATTTGGAATCATATATAACACCTGTTATACTCAgctatgttgaaaaatatgttaaaaacTTCAAACCGGAACAGTCGCAG GTTTCGTTGTGGGGTGGCGATGCCTCATTTCAAAACCTAGACTTACGGTTGGAAGTTTTAGAAGAACAGCTTAATCTGCCATTCAGCTTTGTCAGTGGGCATATCCATGAGCTGCTCATTCATGTTCCTTGGGTAAAAATAACTTCAGAACCAATCGTAGTGACCATCAATACCAtag AGTGCATTTTAAAGCTTAAGGACGAAAACCAGGCAGATGCCAATACACGCAAACcagcgaagaagaaaaaggaagaaaaaga GGAAGAAGCACCTCCTGGATATATAAAGAGTATGGTGACAAAGGTCGTTAACAATATAACGATCAATTGTAACAACTTGATACTGAAATATGTCGAAGAAGATATAGTTTTGAGTGTGAACATCAGATTCCTCAGCATGCAGACTGTCAATAATAAATGGGAACCAGCATTCACAG ATGTCAGCAGTTATGAAGTTCTTCTTAGGAAGGTCATAACAATACAAGATCTAACATTGTGTTTAGATAAAATGGATGCATCGGGTAAAATCGAAGTTTATCAG GATCCCGTTTTGTATCGGTGCTCAATGATCATACGGCTTATAGTAAACTATCATAGTAATACGGCAAAACGTGCTTCTGTAACGAGACTCGACTTACACtgtgaaaaaatggaattcaGTATGACAGAGCAACAGATTCCCATGCTGCTCCGATTAATAGCATTGGTAATCGCTTTACAAAGTAAAATGTTGCCATCCAGTAAAGAAAGATCGTTAATATCCATGGAAGAGGGTATTGAAAATGAGCACGAAG ATGATTCAGAATCAGAAACTGCTTCGCAACAGGAGGGCGGAAGCTGGGCTGGTTGGGCTTGGAACATGGTCCCATCAGTTTTGCCAGTTCACTGGGATAATGATTGGTCCAGTGAACAGCTGATGGCATATACTGGTCACACGATACACATGGGCTTTTATGTTGACGATGCAACTGTAACTTTCAAg ACAACGGACAGCGTGAAGGAGCAGCTGTTTTACAAACCGCGCAAAATTAGGTACAAGTCGTTTATGTCGCTAAAGTTGAATGGAGTTGTGATAGATGTATTGCATCAAGACATGACGTGGACCAGTATGCAGGCCGGACTGGGTAGTATACATCTGTTCCCCAGAGGGTCGTGCAGTTGTGGTCACCCAGAAGTTATAGACGGAGTACAG CCGCCTCTGTACGTTACTGCTGGAAACGTTGGCAATAACCATTTGAAGGATTCTTTATTCGACGCAGAAGCTGTAGagaacaaagagaaaaaaagggtttATAAGTGTGACATCGAATATTATCTTGCAACTGTTACTG TGGAAAGTTTACTAGAACGGTGTCCAGCCTTTGTAATGGATTATGTGTACCTGATTGATTTGCCCGATGACATAATGCCAGAGAAATTATCCGAATTCAATTCGAACTTTGAATACAg CAATTTCCATGAGCGTAGAGTAGTGCGATACGTAGTTGGTGATTTAACTGTGCGGATGTGCTCAGGTCTATTTCATCGTTTAGAATCAATCAAACAAGCCGCGATGAAGTATGATTATGAACCTTACATAGTTCCAAAACCCG AGCCAACCATCGACGAGTTGCCTCCAGTTACAGTTGAAGAGTACGATGCTCTGAGGGAAAATATATCAAGGGTTGAAATAAAGCTGATTTTAATCAATGGTTCTGTTGAATTGCAATTAGCCGACCACCAAATAACTGGCTTAcctcgaaaaagaaaacttgtgGAAAAAAAG ACGGCGCCACTAACTCCTGCACTATCTGATGATCCGGTCTTGAGTATAGAATGGGATAAATTATTGATAGACATAGATCAGCCAATGTATCCACACCGTTTGGTAGCATGTGCATGCAAACAAACCGACTTGCCTCCAGACATGTTGAACTCTTGCCACAGGCTTATAAATGGGGTGGTA CATAATGTCAAGTGTCAGCTTTATTTGACCAAAAAGAGTCGGACAATGTTGGTTATGCCTTTCGGATTTCGGTATTCAATGAAAATGCTGCTCTATCCTCAATACTGGCTGAGCCTGGACATGGACCACGtatttcaccattttcaaaTCGATGGTATCACAGTCACCGGTACAAAGATGAAGCTTATGGTCGCAACGTCAATCGCATCATCTGTAATAAATCCTGAAAATACGCTTAATCCCCTGATATGCTCATCACTTTTCAACGATGCTTGTCAAGAGAAAG ATCCTGTGTATCTTGAATTATGCTTGGAAGGCATAAGTGGAAAGAGTATATCGTCCATCGCAACAATTTCCAACGTTCTTGATATATCTTCCGCTAAGGTATTTTTACTCAATGATGTTCAACAAGCCTTTGTTGTTTCTGGCCCTGAAAGTGATCATTCCAG CGACGCAGATTCAAAACCATTATTAACAGCTGTGGTCCAGTTTTCAAAAGATCCAAGCAAACAATTCCATCCACCAATTCTGTCGTTCCAAGTATCAGAGATCAGAGGCTCGTTGGATCCTCTATTTGCACAGTGGCTGCAGTATCATCCAGTTTACTATAAATTGGATCAAGTTGACATACCTCAGTCTGAAGCTAGCGTCCAGCTACGAACGCCTGAAGAAACATCGCCTGATCCATCTGtacgtaagaaaaattttccaggCATAAGTCAGAGTGTTCATAGCTCGTCGGATCAAGAAAAACGTAAATCTGGGATGACTTTGGATGAATCTAATCCCATCTCAAAAGCTGATGACCTACCAAAGTCGGAGCACAAAAGCGAAGCTTTATCATTGCAATGT AACTTACAGAAAATGGGGGTATTGGACAGGATAGTCGATTGGTATCCGGAATGGTGTGGACTTGTGTTAAGTGGCTGTATAGGGCATATTGTTGTTTATATCCCAACCGCGACAATGAGTTGCATTGGCGTCCATG GTATTGAACAAGCAAAAGACCAAGCCTTGAGAGAAGATCGAAATCTGCAAATTCTAGTCATAAAAACACCCTCTCTCTACCTCAATTCAGTGAATATGCAGGTCGAAATTTTATCGTCTTATATTAAAGATTTACCTGTGAAATTACCAAGAACAATGTGGAGCCCTG CAACTCAAAGTTTTCCATGGACAGTAAAtgtgaatgattttcattGCTACACACTTCAAAGAGAAACACAGAAGAATTTTATCAAGAAAGTTTCTCTCAATGCTACCGTCGGATTAACTGCCAAAACTTCATCAGAAGCTTCTGCAACATCGGGCAACAAATTGACAGCTCTAAGCTTGTGCGTTCACGTCGACACAACACCCATTACTGTTTCCATATCGGAAGAACAG GTATTATTCATGAGTAGCATTGCAGTAAATGTACTCAATGTTATGCGAAATATACACCCGAGAAGGACTAGCAAGATTATCGGAGATTCTCCAGTTGAAGTACAAACCGTTCTTCCTACATTGGCGCAGTCGAGTCCAAATCAAACATTATTCCGAGAAGATAGCACCGTCACCTCAACGATATCGACTGCCAAAGAGGAACCTGAACAGA ACACAGATGGTTTAACTTTAACGGCTTGGGTTCAATGGACGATCAACAAGTTAGCagtaaaattatacataatggGACAGCCAGAAGTTCCTTCTTTAAAACTAGTACTGGAATTGGAAGATATTATCACCTCCTTAGATCTACAGCCTGTTTATCTCAAACTGAAAACGAAGATTACAACAGCTACTATTTTTGATTATATCAA AACACCAAAAGCTCAAATTTGGGATCTTGGAGAATATGGTGGCTTAGTAATGTGTGGAAGGGAGGATAATTTAGAAAAGGGAGAAGACTCCGGCTTCCTGAGCTTAACTCTTACCAGAGCAAAATGTGGCAATGTACACACTCGTTGGGTCGCACATAAGCGTCATAAAGTGCAACGG ATCGCATCTAAATCAGACTCAAGCCAACTCGCGAGCAGCTACATAAGCGAAGTAGTAATCAAAATGCAAATGTTGGACATAGTTTTACCCTTAAGTATTATCGGCAAGTATACGCAGCTGATTGAACCTTTCATGAGATTGACTGGATGTTCCAGCAATGATATTGTCGATAATTCGCAAGAAAAGATAGCTGCTTCATCATTCAGCAGTTTCACGAGTTTGAGAAACGATTCGTTACCGCTCGTTTATCTCGAATTCAAAGGTTGTCGGCTGATGTTGCCTGCTTCTACCACTGCTAAATATGGGCTACTTCACGACTTACTAATTATACAG TTAGACGGCATCAGTATTACTCCACATGCGGAAAATCCAATCTGTAGAATACCTATTCGATCAGATATATATCAACTGGCAGCCCAAGCAAATATATTGAGCATACCTGGATCAGCTGTGGAAGACcggcaatatcaaatcaacgtGAAAGGTGTATGCGCCGACACAACtacttggaaaaattatcaactcaGTACGACTAAG AGAACCTCGCAGTCATATTTATACACTATGAATGAGAACCCAGCGCTAGAATGGAATAAATTGAGCAGCGGAAGTAGCCTAGAGCCTAGCCTCTGCACATTCCCGATTATTACAAG GTTCGATCTCTGCCTGATCATTGCACCAGCAACAATATTTAAACCCGAAACTATTGTATGTGGTAACGCAGTGGAAATAAATTGCTTGACGGATATTGATGTGACAATAAACTTGAATCAAATCAAACTTGTTTCTACACTCAGCAACGAGTTTGAAACGTTTGTTGTTGGCACAACTAAGGATAATGATTACTCTCTACTTTCGACCAAATTACCGACTGCCAGGCAGCCTTCATGTGCGCCGATATTGGAAGAAGCAGATATCGATTTTGCTAGAGACAGTGGTGTCGATTTTGAAATGTCCAGTATAAACTCAACGATAATT GGTAAATCAACGCGACGTGGTGCTGCTTTGCTGTCACCGTTCGAGTTTCTGATCAATTGTGGTAAAATCACATTTGTCCTTTATGAAACCAAAGAAGCATCTGCCGATTCCGAATATCATATG GATCCAAATGAAATAGATGATGACAACATGGATGTAAAACAACCATTGCTTTACGTCATGATTGACCAGCCCAATATTTATATCTCTCAACATAATCTGACACAGAAATTACAA GTAACATGCTTCGACATTGCGGCATCACTTGGAagcgaagaaaagaaacaatcaGCGTCAGTGCCTACACAGACAGACTTCGATGTTTGTTTAATCGAGACGCGAAGCGGCGATCCGCCGAATGACACTGGAATACCACCGTCTTTTGTAACAATTAAGTGCCATTGGCATCCAACAAAAAACCCGCATTACTGTGTCAACTTGGGACGACCAACAAAGATTCATTGTTCTCTGTCTAGGCTGAACTTCATCGAATCAATAACAAATAAc CTAATGGCGTGTTACTTGGATGAAAGTAGCGCCAAACAACCAACGTATCGTCGGAAGGATTTGAATCATCCTGCTGAACAATCGTCCTCTAGAGTAATACACAATAAGTATAACATTCCAGATCTGGACGTTTCCACAAAACAATTGGTAATGTCGTTGAAAACGGATTCTGGGTCGGAAATTGTTGTCAGCATAGCTGCACTCACTGGGAATACGTCGACGGCAATCAGACCTGAGAGAATTTACAAAAACGTTTCCTTGGATTCGTTGATAATTTCGGTTGTACTGGATGGAAATATGAAAGTCCTGTTGAACCCGTGGTGTTGTAATATCACAATTTATCTCCTTTGGGAAACATGGCAGGATATCGACACTCTTCCGCAGATACAAGTTCAAGCGGACAGTGAAAGTCTTTACCTAGACGTCGGACCTGAGCAGATAAAGATAATATCTACCGTGATGCAAGATTGCCAAATTATCGCGAACTTAGTCAGTTCGTCATTGTCATCGGAACAACagagagatgaagaagaaaaaactgagaaacaATCCATGGCTTCATACTCTGAGCAACATTATAAAGACGATTTGAAAGCTGGTGCATTTCAGTTCATCGATGGTAACGGAGACGAACTCCCTTTTCCTTATCAA gtggTGTTTTTGACTTGTCCGCAACAGGCAATGGCATGGCGATATCCGCAACCAAGAGCACTGACAAAACTACACGTTTCTCCAGTACCGTTCAAG ACGTCGGTAGTCGAGGAAGCATGCGAGGAGCAAGTACCATGTAGTATAGAATACTGGAGTGAGAGTCACATGGCATATCAGCATTACGCAGATTTTTACCTCTCTGAGACAGACAGTTACCGATTGGATTTTCCCAACAAAACACCCGCCCGCGCTGTGGCCTGTATTTGGCGGGTAGTTCTGAACCAACCAAACTGTCAAACCTATGCAAAGACACTTGTGTCGGCTCGCGCTCTTGCTGCGTGTTTGAGGATCGATTCATACTTCAACCCTACGATAGTGCCAAATCTGCAAGCTGCACTGAACATCGGTGCCATTCACGTTGCTTTTTATAACAACATCAACTCGTGCAGTTACAACACGCTGCCACCACCACTAAATAATTACACTCTGGATGTCCCGATTCCAGAAACGCAGTGCTACCTCATCTGTGAATACAGAAAGGCCATTGTCGTGCTCAACAGATGGGCAGATGGAGTGCTGATGTTCGATATAGGTGGCATTCTCAGCATCCGGGTCCTTGATTATGGACTATTGAATATGCACGAAGTTCTTGACCCGTTGGAAGGAAAAGTTCAGTTATCCATTGCCGACGCTGTTGAGCTTTCAGTCATTTGCAATCCATTCTCGTTGAAATTCAGTCCAGCAATTAGCCACACTTTAGCAGTTTCCGCGCATCTGTGGGCAATGGCTTTTGACAGTGACATTAAAAACGTTGTTGTGCTGTCGAGATACGTTGTTGCAAATGATAGCAATATTTCAATTAGATTCGGTCAGAGTGGAACAAACGACAATATTATACTCCAAACAAGACAGTGTCACTTTTACTCTTGGCGAAATGTCAACAATCAGACACTGCGCATTGCTGTCGAAGATAGCGGATGGGCATGGAGCCAGCCTTTCTCTGTTCACAGAAACGGAATACAAATGATCGATTTTGGTAACAATGGGTCCAGGAACATTGCGATTTTTGTAAACGTTACGTCGCTATCCGCCACACAGAAATTGATCACTTTTTCTGGACAGCTTATACTCACAAACCAAATGGTAGACAACTTCGAAATGAAACTAGTCAAGTACGAGGTGACTACAGAAACTACAATAGTTCCTTCAAAAGAGATACACATCATCAAGGGAAAAAGTCAGCCACCCTCAATTGTATTGGAAAACGGGAATTACATGGCTATGCGATTGCGGTTTTCAAGTTTGACTAATTTATCATGGACAGGTGACATTCCACTTCAGCCAAATACAAAGTGTAGTCAGCCGTGGCTCGTCAAAG TACCCTTGCAAGAGCGCGGACAGTTTCTTAGTATTTGGGTGAGAATAGTCGTGCAATCTATTCACGGTCGGACCAAAGTGCTC GCTGTAATAAGTCCGCTTTATATGATTCGTTCCTACTTGCCTGTGCCAGTGAATGTACAGATGGAAACTCCTTCATTGAAAGTTTCGTTATCCGCGAGTGTCAATGGCAGAGGAGAAAAGCAGCAACTGTACTGTCCTGGAACTTTTGAACATTTTCATCAATTGACTTTTCAACTCGA ATCTGGTATATCTGCGTCAAATCCTTACGTACCACTGTCGTACAGCTCGGTGGATcagaggaaattttttaaaaggcCAGAGAGCGAGGACATCGAAGTCATTTTAAAAGAGTTACAAATGCAGAAGGATAAAATTCAGTGGCCCTTCCAAGGCGATGACATGCTCGAATGGGTATCGGCAGAACAGCCTCAAACGCATGTccaa GTAAAATACCAGGAGGCTGGACTGGTTTCTAGCACACTCTTGCTGGAGCTACAGCCATGGTGTTTCATACTCAACTCCTTAGGATGTCATCTGTCCCTTGTATCTGAGGATATCGAACTCTGTCAAGTTCCTCATTATGGAATCGTCACTCCGCCAAAACTAGAT GGAACATTTCACTTCGGTGTTGGGCTCGGTGATACTTACTACACATCTCCAGCACTTCAACTGGCTCGTCCGGATTGGAGTCAAAGCTTTTACATGCCTCGGGTTGGAGGCCTCATCCCAGTTGAGGGCAACATGAAAACGGCTGTTGACTGTGGTAACAGT TTGTGTATGGTCAGCGTGAACTCGAGTATGCATGAAGACATGAGATTGGTGCGTGTTTCGAGCAGTCACGTAATTGCGAACCTAACACCTCAAGAAATGTGTGTAGCAACTCTTGCTGTGAACGACACATTATCCAAACTGCATATACCTGCCGATCTGACTCCATACAGCTTAAACATTCTTGCGTCCGAGGATCAGAA GTATGCTACTCCGATAGTGCAATGGCACTTATTGTCTGATCAACAATTCATTGAGCCAATGGCATTGTATGTATCCCTAAGTTTGGGCCATCGATGGTCTTGCCCGATAAGAGTTGATCAAGGAATGAGTCGTCGATGTCTTGCTATTCCG AATGGATCTGCAACTATGCCAATAGTGGTTACCACACAAGAAGATAAGGGTACCACGTATATTACCATTCACGTCGATAAGCATCCTCAACTACTGATAAGTAATGGAtgcaatttcaaaatccttcTTGGCCAAGCAAACGCAGATTTAA CTGAAAtattggccgagataccccatTTTTCGTGGATTTGTGAAATAGAAAGTGGCGGATCCTGCCACTACTCACTACCAGCTATCGGCAGTCGATTGCCTGATTCGCCAGCTTTGAGCACCACACCATTATTACTTTTGAGCGCTGTGTCAAACAACAGTAGTGTGAATTCTG CAGAACAGACGCTGAAATGGTCTCGAGGAGTAAGTCTCTCGGTAATGGCATCTATTCCATCTGACCAATATGTCAGGCTTCCACACCACGGAGATGTGAAACTAATCATGTACACCCGGTGCTACACAACATATGTTAACATTCTTCCAATATCACAG GTCGAGATATCAGCTAGAGATATAAGAAGTAGATTATTTCACAATGAAAATAGAGCAAATGATATGGAGATCATTTCTAAACAACAACTCGCCAATATCTCAGATGAAAGTATGACACCTTTGATCAATCAA AGTTCACCTAGTTCGACATCGGTAACGAGTTTTTACTCTGCTCATGAAGAAATCCCGGGAACAGATCCGACCACATCTTCACAAC AATCTAGAGAGATGAGGAAACGTGATAAATCTATTACTGTTTACCTTCGTGGTGTAACACTCACCATAACCCAGGATATTAATGAAAATGCGCAAACCATTGAAGTGGCTAGTCTGACCATAAGTGATTTATTCATCACAATGGAACCGAACCAAAACATTTTATCCACGTGGATTTGCATCGGAGACCTGCAACTGGACAATCAAATGTTCGATCAGGGTGGCTTTGATTTTCCAGTTGTACTAATAGGCCAAAATCCAATTTCGAGAAAGGATCTTACTTTCTCTTTAAACAGCCATTTGAGTAACGTGTTTGCACAGTtacagaaaaattctttgttatCTGTTAACATCATGTACGAAAATGAGGGTAACATATCAG GTGTGAAGGACGTTCGAATTACGTTGGCACCAGTCAGTGCTTACATTGAGGATACATACATAACGCAGCTTTTAGACTACGCAACATCACTGGTACCGCCATGTTTTGCGATGCCACCTGATAATTTTAGAAAGTTACAGGCTATGCCAATGTTGTCCAGCGTTTACGTGCCAGACTACATAATGATGGATGCAAAAATCTTGAGTTCACCTCTAAGGCTACAAAATCTGATTATAGATCCTGTCTCTATTCTTCTTAGCGTTCATACATCAGTACGATTGTATTTAGCACTCGACCACTCTCCTTTGCACTTCGGAACatttgacagaaaaaatttgctcACCACTCCTTACAGACTTGGAAATGCATTGACAATGCATTATTTGTCTGGAGCTATATTCGGCGCTG GTTGGGTCGTTGGGTCCCTTGAAATCCTTGGATCGCCTGGAGGACTTGCACAGGCTTTGGGTTGTGGTCTCAGAGATTTTGTCTCATTGCCATTTCAGGGCCTCTTACATGGACCGTGGGGTTTTGTCGTTGGTGTCACGCACGGATCTGCTAGTCTTATGAAACATGTTACTGcag GTACAGTGAATTCTGTTACCAAATTGGCATCAAgtgtagccagaaatttggaCAGGTTGACTCTAGATGTGGAGCACCTTCAGCGTCAAGAGGAATCTCGCAGAATGCGACCACAAGGCATGGCCCAGGGTCTTTATCAAGGCCTGACAGGCTTCGGGATGAGCCTTCTCG CTGCCGTCGCAGGATTAGCTCATCATCCTCTACAGCAAGTTTGGTCAGGAGGAGCAACTACTAGAGGCCTTGTGACCGGAGTTGGTCTTGGATTAGTAGGTGTAGTGACAAAGCCATTGAGCGGAGCTGCGGAGCTTGTGGCTCTAACGGGCCAAGGATTACTGCAAGGAGCTGGATGGAACTCTCTGCCCTCT CCACGGCAGAGACCGGTTGTGCAATACTCAAGCGGCTCCAACAATGCTCCACTAAGATACGCATGGCGTCTTATGCCGCTCCTGGTAGCAAGTCACGACAATATTTTGCACACGATAAACGCTGATCATGTCATTCATCAAGGTAGTAATCAGGCGGTGACTTTGGTATTGACAAGGAATGCTCTGCTGGTAGTAAATGTAGCTGAAGACACGACGGAAAAAGTATTCACCCTCAACGAACTGACCAGCATGGATCATCCTTCGGACACAACGATGCTTTGCCTGCATTGCCCTCCCGCAGTTTCACAGTCTGCAGCTCCTTCATCACCACGAGAATACCGTGAg atggaTCAGGAAATGAGGGCAAGAGTCGAGGAGTTTGTTCGAAGCAGCAGCACTGGTTTAGCCAGTTTGCCTACGGACAGTGACGCGCAATCGGATAGTTCCGAACCCGTAATGCCCGCTGCTGATAACACCATTACATTCTACGTTTCACCCGAATCACGAAACtattttctttccttgttGAATGTTACCAAAAGACAAAGCCAAGGAAAAGGATTTCAGGTCTTATAG